A window of the Henckelia pumila isolate YLH828 chromosome 3, ASM3356847v2, whole genome shotgun sequence genome harbors these coding sequences:
- the LOC140892779 gene encoding histone-lysine N-methyltransferase, H3 lysine-9 specific SUVH5-like, with translation MAAAESSPKKQLPANGKGKFKSRPKPCAVRDFPRNCGPSKPNTATHSLWFKNMETPKILDDISKEMGGQNEQKLGLLEAVWENALEKVAEIIALAREFYCCFGENALEKVAEIIALALQKPLLEAMKTVEDGVVSKILFEGVDGQYFGEKFSEIGVGVQEKNNTEGEGVVGEVLFKSVYGNNMEENFGEGGANMDLRRVREKVSTGTEMEWDDLGDEFMETEGEGVVGEILSKSVGGQNMDEKGSEKDPEGGPDMNLRSVQEKDNTGLGLEWQDLGDDFYVLSSQGVKFGGPCFEKGLRAKALMTENHAKLDGDGADVVGYQGTDIIVLEDDDCDGEVSISERKGKVCRENLQEPKFVGLDRYEVEKEQDESMGNFTTGDNLACVECKDSCNDQPKSYRTLEELVNSCIVKHDRPEGCKVREALLKFEEYFKALQRERKKRKAEMGEEKKGKNNAHIEAAGRVKAEGMWISVRKPFGHIPGIEIGDTFRFRAQLAVVGLHRQMMCGIDYVTIGDEKFATCVVDSGRYENEAKPNDSLIYSGQGGNPKLVDKAADQKLIKGNLAMVNSMEMRYPVRVIRKRMTGMESHVFGHFNDSKYLYLYDGLYMVTNYWQDRDENGSLVFKFELTRMPGQPRPRQTVAKYGKFLPRKEICIIYDVSQGLENRPIRVMNGIDDLRPPPFAYINKIIYPEWYRGVESVGCDCVNGCSDSHQCPCVVRNGGEIPFNEKGSIVRSRTIVYECGPNCKCPPSCMSRVSQHGPRIQLEIFKTKERGWGLRTRDYVTSGSFICEYIGELLQEKEAEQRIGEDEYLFDIGDGHEEYGELEGLVDSGNHDVFAIDAGKFGNVGRFVKHSCSPNMYAQEVLYDHYDKKMPHIMFFATRNIPALHELTCNYNYKIDRVCDVNGNIKKKHCFCGSRNCKGRMY, from the exons ATGGCAGCGGCGGAGAGTTCTCCCAAGAAACAATTACCCGCAAATGGTAAAGGGAAGTTCAAGAGCCGCCCAAAGCCTTGTGCTGTTCGGGATTTCCCCAGAAACTGTGGCCCCTCGAAACCTAACACTGCGACCCATTCGCTTTGGTTCAAGAATATGGAGACGCCAAAGATTTTAGATGATATTTCTAAGGAAATGGGCGGACAGAATGAGCAGAAACTTGGTTTACTTGAAGCGGTTTGGGAAAATGCTTTAGAGAAAGTAGCAGAAATTATCGCTTTGGCCCGTGAGTTTTATTGCTGTTTTGGGGAAAATGCTTTAGAGAAAGTAGCAGAAATTATCGCTTTGGCCC TGCAAAAGCCATTACTGGAGGCAATGAAAACTGTAGAAGATGGGGTCGTATCCAAGATTTTGTTTGAAGGTGTTGATGGACAGTATTTCGGTGAAAAGTTTTCTGAAATTGGTGTTGGGGtccaagaaaaaaataatactgAAGGAGAAGGGGTGGTGGGCGAGGTTTTGTTTAAATCTGTTTATGGAAATAATATGGAAGAAAATTTTGGGGAAGGTGGTGCTAATATGGATTTGAGAAGGGTTCGAGAAAAAGTTAGTACTGGAACAGAAATGGAGTGGGATGATCTTGGAGATGAATTTATGGAAACTGAAGGAGAAGGGGTGGTGGGCGAGATTTTGTCTAAAAGTGTTGGTGGACAAAATATGGATGAAAAAGGTTCAGAAAAAGACCCTGAAGGTGGTCCGGATATGAATTTGAGAAGTGTTCAAGAAAAGGATAATACTGGATTAGGACTGGAGTGGCAAGATCTTGGAGATGATTTTTACGTTTTATCTTCTCAAGGAGTGAAATTTGGGGGACCGTGTTTTGAGAAAGGATTGCGTGCCAAAGCTTTAATGACCGAAAATCATGCCAAGTTGGACGGAGACGGTGCTGATGTAGTAGGATATCAAGGAACTGATATTATTGTTTTGGAGGATGATGATTGTGATGGAGAGGTTTCTATTTCTGAAAGGAAGGGAAAAGTTTGTCGGGAAAATTTGCAGGAGCCTAAGTTTGTGGGTTTGGATCGGTACGAGGTTGAAAAGGAACAAGATGAATCCATGGGTAACTTTACAACAGGTGATAATCTTGCATGTGTTGAGTGTAAGGATTCATGTAATGATCAGCCTAAATCCTATCGAACACTAGAAGAATTAGTCAATTCGTGTATTGTGAAGCATGATCGACCTGAGGGATGTAAGGTGAGGGAAGCTTTACTGAAGTTTGAAGAGTATTTTAAGGCACTACAAAGGGAGCGGAAAAAGCGAAAAGCAGAGATGGGAGAAGAAAAAAAAGGTAAAAATAATGCACATATAGAAGCAGCAGGGCGTGTCAAGGCTGAAGGAATGTGGATTTCTGTTCGGAAGCCTTTTGGGCATATACCAGGCATTGAAATTGGTGACACTTTTCGATTCAGGGCACAACTTGCGGTTGTTGGTCTACACCGCCAGATGATGTGTGGAATAGATTACGTAACTATTGGGGATGAAAAGTTCGCTACCTGTGTCGTAGATTCTGGTCGTTACGAGAATGAGGCTAAACCTAATGATTCTTTGATATATTCGGGTCAAGGTGGGAATCCGAAGTTAGTTGACAAAGCTGCTGATCAAAAGCTCATAAAGGGAAATCTTGCTATGGTGAATAGCATGGAAATGAGATATCCAGTAAGAGTTATCCGTAAAAGAATGACTGGGATGGAATCTCATGTTTTTGGCCATTTTAATGACTCGAAGTATTTATATTTGTATGATGGGCTTTACATGGTAACTAATTATTGGCAAGATAGAGATGAAAATGGTAGTTTGGTGTTCAAATTTGAATTAACTAGAATGCCAGGCCAACCAAGACCTCGCCAAACTGTAGCTAAGTATGGAAAATTTTTACCTCGGAAGGAAATTTGCATTATATATGATGTATCTCAAGGACTGGAGAATCGTCCAATTCGGGTTATGAATGGAATCGATGATCTTAGACCCCCACCTTTCGCATACATAAACAAGATCATTTATCCGGAATGGTATAGGGGTGTGGAATCGGTTGGCTGCGACTGCGTAAATGGTTGCTCGGATTCTCATCAATGTCCATGTGTTGTGAGGAATGGAGGAGAGATTCCATTCAATGAAAAGGGTTCGATTGTTAGATCAAGAACCATAGTTTATGAGTGTGGCCCGAATTGCAAATGCCCCCCTTCTTGTATGAGTAGAGTCAGCCAACATGGCCCTAGAATCCAGTTGGAGATTTTTAAGACGAAAGAAAGAGGGTGGGGATTAAGAACACGAGACTATGTGACATCCGGTAGTTTCATATGCGAATATATCGGAGAGTTGCTACAAGAGAAGGAAGCGGAGCAAAGAATTGGTGAAGATGAATACCTCTTTGATATTGGTGATGGTCATGAGGAATATGGGGAATTGGAAGGCCTTGTTGATTCAGGAAACCACGATGTCTTTGCTATTGATGCGGGTAAGTTTGGAAACGTGGGAAGATTTGTTAAACATAGTTGTTCTCCTAACATGTATGCTCAAGAGGTTCTTTATGATCACTATGACAAGAAAATGCCACACATTATGTTTTTTGCAACCAGGAACATCCCTGCTTTACATGAGCTTACATGTAATTACAATTATAAGATAGATCGAGTTTGTGATGTGAATGGAAATATTAAGAAGAAGCATTGCTTTTGTGGTTCACGCAATTGCAAAGGAAGAATGTATTAG